A part of Perognathus longimembris pacificus isolate PPM17 chromosome 18, ASM2315922v1, whole genome shotgun sequence genomic DNA contains:
- the LOC125366879 gene encoding ankyrin repeat domain-containing protein 26-like: MVATLLAYNASIESQTKDGLTPLLLALKENKEKMAEFLIENNANVHAVDKLNRSTLMYAVQCESKHMVKFLLQQGVDVFLKDDFGCRASFYALYGHCKVIRRTLSKYEEKNLRCLPCNNPDSSVGESCGPGLKKSSQEGKGSYYFSCTPCPEKEISSETGAGDSLHLADLLYSCDRLIQCKISRCALLSRKIKIMENKIRRPQKELLDIEEVKSQLENENSELDEIYHIRILLQQEC; this comes from the exons ATGGTGGCCACGCTGCTGGCCTACAATGCCAGTATTGAGTCGCAAACCAAG GATGGCCTCACACCACTTTTGCTTGctctaaaggaaaacaaagaaaaaatggcaGAATTTTTAATAGAGAATAATGCCAATGTACATGCTGTTGATAAGCTGAACAG ATCAACCCTCATGTATGCTGTCCAATGTGAATCCAAACATATGGTCAAGTTTCTTCTTCAGCAAGGCGTTGATGTCTTTTTAAAAGATGACTTTGGATGTCGTGCATCATTTTATGCTCTTTATGGTCATTGTAAAGT cATCAGGAGAACACTTTCCAAATATGAAGAAAAGAATCTTAGATGTCTCCCATGCAACAATCCTG ACTCTTCAGTcggtgagagttgtggtcctggactCAAGAAATCTTCTCAGGAGGGAAAAGGTTCCTATTACTTTTCTTGCACTCCCTGCCCAGAGAAAGAGATTTCCAGTGAGACAG GTGCTGGCGACTCACTCCATCTTGCGGATTTGCTTTACTCATGTGACAGACTAATCCAATGTAAAATCAGTAGATGTGCATTGCTttcaagaaaaatcaaaataatggaaaataagaTCAGAAGACCACAGAAAGAGCTATTAGATATAGAAGAAGTGAAATCTCAATTAGAGAATGAAAATAGCGAACTGGATGAAATATACCATATTAG AATTCTCTTGCAgcaagaa tgctaa